A single region of the Austwickia chelonae genome encodes:
- a CDS encoding sucrase ferredoxin, with amino-acid sequence MSEASRISADAPGRDSLCSQVWDDAESPVWGTASPAVFWLAVEQPGPWGAKAFTESRLDPQIGTTLQQDTVEAGGRALLIRAVGDHRKDNSGTPRRVYLAGRNPEGEPWLLQGLFVDPAVLTRLPWDAIAAGDAEAARKTLPELNYCRTPVLLICTNGKRDLCCAVRGRKVAAYAAGQRAQLVWECTHTGGHRFAPTGLVLPSGATFARLTAPLAVSVVDAAQYGRLPSEVLGQTHLRGMAHLPGPAQAAEASVRATAGEPRVSALQVLGLPHEEPSQAPPEGTSQSRYQVTHVDGRRWLAIVTAVTRPGPAVSCGGKEVGSTSYQVELTVQAPLPR; translated from the coding sequence GTGAGTGAAGCATCCCGTATCAGTGCTGATGCCCCTGGACGCGACTCCCTGTGCTCGCAGGTCTGGGACGATGCGGAGTCCCCCGTGTGGGGTACCGCTTCCCCCGCTGTCTTCTGGCTGGCGGTGGAGCAACCTGGCCCTTGGGGCGCCAAGGCTTTCACCGAATCACGGCTGGACCCGCAGATCGGCACGACCCTTCAACAGGACACCGTGGAGGCAGGCGGCCGCGCCCTGCTGATCCGCGCAGTAGGCGACCACCGTAAGGACAACTCGGGCACGCCCCGACGGGTCTACCTCGCCGGTAGAAATCCAGAGGGCGAGCCGTGGCTTCTGCAAGGACTGTTCGTCGACCCTGCAGTGTTGACCCGGCTTCCCTGGGACGCTATCGCCGCTGGCGATGCCGAAGCCGCCCGGAAGACCCTGCCCGAGCTCAACTACTGCCGGACCCCGGTGCTCTTGATCTGCACCAACGGTAAGCGTGACCTGTGCTGCGCAGTACGAGGACGGAAAGTCGCAGCCTATGCAGCAGGCCAACGTGCGCAGTTGGTCTGGGAGTGCACTCACACCGGCGGTCACCGCTTCGCACCGACGGGTCTGGTACTTCCCTCTGGAGCGACCTTCGCCCGCCTGACCGCGCCGTTGGCCGTCTCCGTTGTCGACGCCGCCCAGTACGGCCGCCTTCCGAGCGAGGTCCTCGGCCAGACCCATCTGAGAGGGATGGCTCATCTGCCAGGACCGGCGCAAGCCGCAGAGGCCTCCGTCCGGGCTACCGCAGGCGAACCAAGAGTGTCCGCATTACAGGTGCTCGGCCTTCCTCACGAGGAACCGTCTCAAGCGCCACCGGAAGGAACCAGCCAGAGCCGGTACCAGGTCACTCATGTCGACGGGCGTCGTTGGCTGGCCATCGTCACCGCAGTCACCCGGCCTGGTCCTGCCGTCTCGTGCGGAGGAAAAGAGGTCGGTTCCACCTCCTACCAGGTGGAACTGACCGTGCAGGCGCCCCTGCCGAGGTGA
- a CDS encoding DNA gyrase/topoisomerase IV subunit B yields MAASTPESYSARHLQVLEGLEAVRKRPGMYIGSTDARGLMHCLWEIIDNAVDEALGGHCSAIEVILHADGSVEVRDDGRGIPVDVEPRTGLSGVEVVFTKLHAGGKFGGGSYAASGGLHGVGASVVNALSERLDVQVDRGGKTYAMSFHRGEPGVFADGEDGPELSSAFSPFVEGSELQVVGRARRGVTGSRVRYWADRQIFLTEAAFSYEELVSRVRQTSFLVPGLKLTVRDERGLAGTPGAEGPYEEVFRHDGGISEFCDFLAPDTPVTGVWRLQGAGHFQERVPVLDDKGHMTPKDVQRECQVDVALRWGTGYATRSESFVNIIHTHKGGTHVTGFEQALLKVFRKQLEENARRLRIGQDKVEKDDILAGMTAVITVRLAEPQFEGQTKEVLGTNAVRAIVSRVVEKELTAVLRSSKRDDKAQSSQLLEKIVAEMKSRISARTHKENQRRKNALETSTLPSKLADCRSSEVQRTELFIVEGDSALGTAKLARDSDFQALMPIRGKILNVQKASVGDMLKNAECAAIIQVVGAGIGRSFDVDAARYGKVIIMTDADVDGAHIRTLLLTLFFRYMRPLVEAGRVYAAVPPLHRIEVVNPGAKKNELIYTYNEAQMRTTMARLRRSGRKVKEPQRYKGLGEMDAHQLAETTMDKKQRTLRRVTLADAEAAERVFDLLMGSDVAPRKDFIVDRAHSLDRERIDA; encoded by the coding sequence GTGGCTGCTAGCACGCCCGAGAGTTACAGCGCCCGTCATCTCCAGGTTCTGGAGGGGCTGGAAGCGGTGCGGAAGCGGCCGGGGATGTACATCGGCTCGACCGACGCCCGCGGCCTGATGCACTGCCTGTGGGAGATCATCGACAACGCTGTCGACGAGGCCTTGGGCGGTCATTGCAGTGCGATCGAGGTCATTCTGCATGCGGACGGATCGGTGGAGGTTCGCGACGACGGGCGCGGGATCCCTGTGGACGTGGAGCCGCGTACCGGCTTGTCCGGGGTCGAGGTGGTCTTCACGAAGCTCCACGCCGGGGGGAAGTTCGGTGGTGGCAGCTATGCCGCCTCTGGAGGTCTGCACGGTGTAGGCGCCTCGGTGGTGAATGCGCTTTCCGAACGTCTTGATGTCCAGGTCGACCGAGGCGGCAAGACGTACGCGATGAGTTTCCACCGAGGTGAGCCCGGTGTGTTCGCTGACGGTGAGGACGGGCCGGAGTTGTCCTCGGCTTTCTCTCCTTTCGTGGAAGGTAGCGAGCTTCAGGTCGTCGGAAGAGCTCGACGTGGAGTGACCGGGAGCAGAGTTCGTTACTGGGCGGACCGTCAGATCTTTCTCACCGAAGCCGCTTTCTCCTACGAGGAACTGGTCTCCCGTGTCCGACAGACCTCTTTCTTGGTGCCGGGGCTGAAACTGACGGTGCGGGATGAACGCGGTCTGGCCGGTACACCTGGTGCAGAGGGCCCGTACGAAGAGGTCTTTCGTCACGACGGCGGGATCAGTGAGTTCTGTGACTTCTTGGCACCGGACACCCCGGTGACCGGAGTATGGCGGCTGCAGGGTGCCGGTCATTTCCAGGAGCGGGTGCCCGTACTGGACGACAAGGGCCACATGACGCCCAAGGACGTCCAGCGTGAATGTCAGGTCGATGTGGCTCTGCGCTGGGGGACAGGCTATGCGACCAGGTCGGAGTCCTTCGTCAACATCATCCACACCCACAAGGGTGGTACGCATGTCACCGGCTTCGAGCAGGCGCTTCTCAAGGTTTTCCGGAAACAGCTGGAGGAGAATGCGCGGCGTCTTCGCATCGGGCAGGACAAGGTCGAGAAGGACGACATTCTCGCTGGGATGACCGCTGTCATCACCGTGAGGCTGGCCGAGCCCCAGTTCGAGGGGCAGACCAAGGAAGTTCTCGGGACGAATGCAGTCCGGGCGATCGTCTCACGAGTGGTGGAGAAAGAGCTCACCGCCGTATTGCGCTCGTCCAAACGTGATGACAAAGCGCAAAGCTCGCAGCTCTTGGAGAAGATCGTCGCGGAGATGAAATCTCGGATCTCCGCGCGTACCCACAAGGAGAACCAACGACGCAAGAATGCGTTGGAGACATCTACGCTGCCTTCGAAGTTGGCTGATTGCCGCAGCTCGGAGGTTCAACGCACTGAACTCTTCATCGTTGAGGGCGATTCAGCGTTGGGCACGGCGAAACTGGCCAGGGACAGCGACTTCCAGGCGTTGATGCCCATCCGGGGGAAGATCCTCAACGTGCAGAAGGCCTCGGTCGGGGACATGTTGAAGAATGCGGAGTGCGCGGCGATCATCCAGGTCGTGGGTGCGGGGATCGGGCGCAGCTTCGACGTGGATGCCGCTCGCTACGGCAAGGTCATCATCATGACCGATGCCGACGTCGACGGGGCTCACATCCGTACTCTGCTGTTGACCCTCTTCTTCCGGTACATGCGTCCTCTGGTTGAGGCAGGAAGGGTCTACGCGGCTGTTCCGCCGCTGCACCGGATCGAGGTCGTCAACCCCGGGGCGAAGAAGAACGAGCTGATCTATACCTACAACGAGGCCCAGATGCGGACCACGATGGCCCGGCTGCGTCGCTCCGGGCGGAAGGTGAAGGAACCCCAACGGTACAAGGGCCTGGGTGAGATGGACGCGCATCAGCTCGCGGAGACGACGATGGATAAGAAACAGCGCACGCTGCGACGGGTGACCCTGGCCGATGCAGAAGCGGCGGAGCGAGTCTTCGATCTGCTCATGGGCAGCGATGTTGCGCCCCGTAAGGATTTCATCGTCGACCGCGCACACAGCCTTGATCGGGAGCGGATCGACGCCTGA
- a CDS encoding DUF7455 domain-containing protein, translating to METALASTLTAADRCDRCGAQAYVRARMASGGELLFCAHHARQHLPALADVATEISDETSRLHEESRQG from the coding sequence GTGGAGACAGCACTTGCGAGCACACTGACCGCCGCAGACCGCTGCGACCGGTGCGGCGCGCAGGCCTATGTTCGCGCACGAATGGCCTCTGGCGGTGAGCTGCTTTTCTGCGCGCATCACGCGCGACAACACCTACCGGCGCTCGCCGATGTCGCGACCGAGATCTCCGATGAGACCAGCAGGCTGCATGAGGAGTCCCGACAGGGATGA
- a CDS encoding methyltransferase: MPEESRRVRRGNLHHSPRTVILWERVTAAVDMRVAEVGRPLRVVDLGGGSGGMAVPLAALGHHVTVVDPSPDALASLERRLRDADIPDAGQHLVAVQGDSTVLADLGLDGVDLITCHGVLEVDDDPERTLSDIAEALAPGGILSLLVAQRLAVVLARALAGRFTQARSALQSEDGRYGEGDPMPRRYDQDQLCEFVIRSGLTVVDRRGLRVFTDLVPSAFVDSEVDREALLALERAIAEHADHELLGRLGSAAHLLARR, translated from the coding sequence ATGCCTGAAGAATCGCGCCGTGTGCGTCGTGGCAACCTCCATCATTCGCCACGCACCGTCATCTTGTGGGAGCGGGTCACCGCCGCGGTCGACATGCGCGTCGCCGAGGTCGGGCGCCCACTGCGGGTGGTGGATCTCGGCGGAGGGAGCGGGGGGATGGCGGTTCCCCTCGCAGCGCTGGGACACCATGTCACCGTGGTCGACCCCAGTCCGGACGCACTGGCGTCCTTGGAGCGTCGGCTCCGTGATGCGGATATCCCTGATGCCGGGCAGCATCTCGTCGCAGTCCAAGGTGATTCGACGGTGTTGGCCGATCTGGGGCTCGACGGGGTCGATCTGATCACCTGTCACGGGGTCCTGGAGGTCGATGACGATCCGGAACGGACCCTGTCCGATATCGCCGAGGCACTCGCTCCGGGGGGGATACTCAGCCTGCTCGTCGCCCAACGGTTGGCAGTGGTCCTCGCCAGGGCGCTGGCCGGACGGTTCACTCAGGCCAGGTCTGCCTTGCAGAGCGAAGACGGACGTTATGGGGAAGGCGATCCGATGCCGCGACGCTACGACCAGGACCAGCTGTGCGAGTTCGTCATTCGGTCCGGTCTTACGGTCGTGGACCGTCGAGGTCTGCGAGTTTTCACTGATCTGGTGCCTTCTGCCTTCGTCGACAGCGAGGTGGACCGGGAGGCTCTACTCGCCCTGGAACGGGCGATCGCCGAGCACGCAGACCATGAGTTGTTGGGACGTCTGGGCAGCGCTGCTCACCTGCTCGCCCGCCGCTGA
- the dinB gene encoding DNA polymerase IV, translated as MSRRHFEVPRRTSDRPPDDTGCSILHVDMDAFYASVSLLQHPELVGRPVVIGGGPRGVVLSATYEARLFGVTSAMPLSRVHRICPQAVLLAPDHAAYAQVSKSVMAVFGEITPLVEPISMDEAFLDVSGALLRWGSPVRIGEAVRERVLHDQGITCSVGVAANKFVAKLASSLAKPDGLLVVPEPEAVAFVQQLPVAALWGVGDRTEENLIRSGFRTVEDIARASPTVLRAHFGALGERLYDFAWGRDPRPVVPTRQEKSLGADETFSQDIDDLQELRRRLLRLSEKVAARARSHGVLARTVSLRGRFVDFSSVSRSRTLPTPTDAGQEIYAVAGDLLDDLWRTSGKRFRLLGVRVEGLLPTQSTPIQGTLGEPERGWRDADRAVDRASARFGEGSVRPASLIEPRERGRSGSPAQRPLAAEIDDR; from the coding sequence ATGAGTCGTCGACATTTCGAGGTGCCACGGCGCACGAGCGACCGCCCCCCGGATGACACCGGTTGTTCGATCCTGCACGTCGACATGGACGCCTTCTACGCCTCGGTCTCCTTGCTGCAGCATCCTGAGCTGGTGGGTAGGCCTGTGGTGATCGGGGGCGGGCCGAGGGGGGTGGTCCTGTCGGCCACCTACGAAGCTCGACTCTTCGGAGTGACCTCGGCCATGCCGCTGAGTCGTGTCCACCGGATCTGCCCTCAAGCTGTGTTGTTGGCCCCCGACCACGCTGCCTATGCCCAGGTCTCGAAGTCCGTCATGGCGGTCTTCGGCGAGATCACCCCTCTGGTCGAGCCGATCAGCATGGACGAGGCCTTCCTCGATGTCTCCGGGGCTCTGCTCAGGTGGGGGTCACCGGTCAGGATCGGGGAAGCTGTCCGGGAACGTGTTCTGCATGATCAGGGCATCACCTGTTCTGTGGGGGTCGCCGCCAACAAATTCGTGGCGAAGCTGGCTTCCTCGTTGGCTAAGCCGGACGGATTGTTGGTCGTCCCGGAGCCCGAGGCCGTCGCTTTCGTGCAGCAACTCCCGGTGGCGGCCTTGTGGGGAGTGGGGGACCGTACCGAGGAGAACCTGATCCGATCGGGGTTCCGCACCGTCGAAGACATTGCTAGGGCGTCCCCGACGGTGCTGCGTGCTCACTTCGGTGCGCTCGGGGAGCGGCTGTACGACTTCGCGTGGGGGCGGGACCCCCGCCCTGTCGTTCCTACGCGGCAGGAGAAGAGCCTCGGTGCGGACGAGACCTTCTCCCAGGACATCGACGACCTTCAAGAACTACGGCGACGTCTGCTCCGGCTCTCCGAGAAAGTAGCGGCGCGTGCTCGCTCCCACGGGGTCCTGGCCCGCACGGTGAGTCTTCGTGGACGGTTCGTCGATTTCAGCTCAGTCAGTCGCTCTCGTACCCTGCCTACGCCTACGGACGCTGGGCAGGAGATCTATGCCGTCGCTGGAGACCTGCTCGACGACCTGTGGCGAACTTCGGGGAAACGGTTCCGCCTTTTGGGCGTTCGTGTGGAGGGTCTGCTGCCGACCCAGAGCACACCTATCCAGGGGACTCTGGGTGAGCCTGAACGAGGATGGCGGGATGCTGATCGGGCTGTCGACCGGGCAAGTGCCAGATTCGGGGAGGGATCCGTTCGCCCAGCTTCTCTCATCGAGCCGCGAGAGCGAGGCCGGTCCGGTAGCCCCGCGCAACGGCCGCTGGCCGCTGAGATCGATGACAGGTGA
- a CDS encoding polyprenyl synthetase family protein — protein sequence MSSAWDLGIFREHVQERIDAEMARQREVLAELGPDMTQLVDAIEGLLAGGKRLRAAFCHSGYLACGGAHAEQMTSVATAMEMFQAAALLHDDVMDDSATRRGRATAHRALANRHGQESWTGDADRFGVSGAILAGDLCLVWTDEMVAGSGLPVEELDRARTVFDVMRTQLMGGQFLDVLVSVRGWDGLATTERIEQTRQVVRYKSAKYSVEHPLLIGAHAAGVDDTAAAHLSAYGLALGEAFQLRDDVLGIFGDPSTTGKPAGDDLREGKRTVLLALTLDCLDAEGRATMSAGLGHNDLTDDEIETMRDLVRGSGALERHEEIITEQTTIARAELSAITDLTETGRAALEELVDIATERDR from the coding sequence TTGAGCAGTGCATGGGACCTGGGCATCTTCCGCGAACATGTCCAGGAAAGGATCGATGCCGAAATGGCACGTCAGCGGGAAGTTCTCGCTGAACTTGGGCCGGACATGACCCAGCTCGTCGATGCGATCGAGGGGCTCTTGGCCGGTGGGAAACGACTGCGAGCTGCGTTCTGCCACAGCGGATACCTCGCTTGTGGAGGCGCGCATGCCGAACAGATGACCTCTGTCGCCACAGCGATGGAGATGTTCCAGGCCGCCGCGCTCCTCCACGACGACGTCATGGACGACAGCGCGACCCGGCGTGGACGAGCCACTGCTCATCGTGCGCTGGCCAACCGGCACGGCCAGGAGAGTTGGACCGGGGATGCTGACCGCTTCGGCGTCTCCGGCGCCATTCTCGCCGGAGACCTCTGCTTGGTGTGGACCGACGAGATGGTCGCCGGGAGCGGACTACCGGTCGAGGAACTCGACCGGGCACGCACCGTCTTCGACGTGATGCGCACCCAGCTCATGGGCGGCCAGTTCCTCGATGTCCTGGTCTCTGTCCGTGGATGGGACGGTTTGGCCACAACCGAACGGATCGAGCAGACCCGCCAAGTCGTCCGTTACAAGAGTGCGAAGTACAGCGTGGAGCATCCGCTCCTGATCGGCGCACATGCCGCGGGGGTGGACGACACGGCAGCCGCACACCTGTCCGCCTACGGTTTGGCGCTCGGGGAAGCCTTCCAGTTACGAGATGACGTCCTGGGGATCTTCGGTGATCCTTCGACGACCGGCAAACCTGCTGGCGACGATCTCCGCGAGGGGAAGCGAACCGTCCTGTTGGCCCTGACCCTGGACTGCCTCGACGCCGAAGGCAGGGCAACGATGTCTGCAGGTCTGGGCCACAACGATCTGACCGACGACGAGATCGAGACGATGCGGGACCTGGTCCGCGGTTCCGGTGCCCTGGAGCGGCACGAGGAGATCATCACCGAGCAGACGACCATCGCTCGAGCCGAGCTCTCTGCCATCACCGACCTCACCGAAACCGGTAGGGCTGCGTTGGAAGAACTCGTCGACATCGCCACAGAGAGAGACCGCTGA
- the metF gene encoding methylenetetrahydrofolate reductase [NAD(P)H], whose translation MSRPSIPELLSAPEATFSFEFFPPKNDPAEDALWDAIRRLEPLAPAFVSVTYGAGGSTRDRTVRVTERIAKETTLRPMAHLTCVSSSVDQLREVVGQYAAGGVRDILALRGDPPGVPGTPWTPHPEGLDHAEDLVRLLRSLGDFTVGVAAFPDKHPEAVDFEADAEVLARKFEAGAQFAVTQFAFDVDSYTRLRDRLAARGWDAPIVPGLMPVTSYKQVSRMAELSGTALPAAVVARLAPLEGQPEALCAEGVQIATELAEKLLAEGAPGLHFYTMNRSTATLQVYRNLVGGPPELSVPLPTRSDRLRGGVVASVWRVVDAIGAQDWQAVRECLCAQVVVELPVQGIRLQGIEALMGVLPGSFEKLSVERVVYDGGLQVVLWVSRDELVGSRTHDAVFICLDAVGRIESVVDLRPANVASTEEVSTEAGRGARG comes from the coding sequence ATGTCACGCCCGTCGATTCCAGAGCTTCTCTCCGCACCCGAAGCCACGTTCAGTTTCGAGTTCTTCCCTCCGAAGAACGACCCTGCGGAGGACGCCCTGTGGGACGCCATCCGACGGTTGGAGCCGTTGGCGCCGGCTTTCGTCTCGGTGACCTACGGCGCCGGTGGGTCGACCAGGGACCGGACAGTTCGGGTGACTGAACGGATCGCGAAGGAGACCACACTGCGCCCGATGGCGCACCTGACCTGTGTCTCCTCCTCGGTGGACCAGCTCCGGGAGGTCGTCGGTCAATATGCGGCCGGTGGTGTTCGGGATATCCTGGCGTTGCGCGGCGATCCGCCGGGCGTCCCCGGAACTCCCTGGACGCCCCACCCCGAAGGCCTGGACCATGCCGAGGACCTGGTGCGTCTCCTGCGGAGCCTAGGCGATTTCACCGTTGGCGTGGCAGCTTTTCCCGATAAACATCCTGAAGCGGTCGACTTCGAGGCCGATGCCGAGGTCCTGGCTCGTAAGTTCGAGGCCGGCGCTCAATTCGCGGTGACCCAGTTCGCTTTCGATGTCGACTCGTACACCAGGCTCCGGGACCGGCTTGCGGCGCGGGGATGGGACGCTCCTATCGTCCCCGGACTGATGCCGGTGACCTCTTACAAACAGGTCAGCCGAATGGCTGAACTGTCCGGAACAGCGCTGCCTGCTGCCGTGGTAGCGCGATTGGCTCCTCTGGAGGGGCAACCGGAGGCCTTGTGTGCCGAAGGGGTTCAGATCGCCACGGAGCTGGCGGAGAAACTGCTGGCAGAAGGTGCCCCGGGGCTGCACTTCTACACGATGAACCGATCCACGGCGACTTTGCAGGTCTACCGAAATCTCGTGGGCGGCCCGCCGGAGCTGTCGGTTCCCTTGCCGACGCGCTCGGACCGGCTACGAGGCGGCGTCGTCGCCTCGGTGTGGCGGGTCGTCGACGCCATCGGTGCACAGGACTGGCAAGCGGTCAGGGAGTGCCTCTGTGCGCAGGTTGTCGTAGAACTCCCGGTCCAAGGCATCCGGCTTCAAGGGATCGAGGCACTCATGGGAGTGCTTCCCGGTTCTTTCGAGAAGTTGTCCGTCGAACGAGTGGTCTACGACGGTGGGCTCCAGGTAGTTCTCTGGGTCAGCAGGGATGAGCTGGTCGGCAGCCGTACCCATGATGCGGTTTTCATCTGCCTTGATGCCGTGGGGAGAATCGAATCGGTGGTGGATCTGCGCCCAGCGAACGTTGCCTCGACCGAAGAGGTTTCGACGGAAGCTGGTCGTGGAGCCAGGGGTTGA
- a CDS encoding DUF3040 domain-containing protein translates to MPLSEHEQKLLDQMERALYAEDPSFATQMKGTGRSVSRMRLVWGAIAAVVGLGVVLLGVNLMSIPVGVLGFTMMVAGVIWAVTPRRGGDKGLAGPGAAAKSPRFAEKKNAKKRLDFMNRLDARWERRRHEGGR, encoded by the coding sequence ATGCCGCTGTCGGAGCACGAGCAGAAGCTCCTCGACCAGATGGAGCGCGCCCTCTATGCCGAGGACCCGTCGTTTGCGACCCAGATGAAAGGAACGGGCCGGTCTGTCTCCCGGATGCGCCTTGTCTGGGGTGCGATCGCTGCGGTGGTCGGGCTCGGGGTCGTCCTCTTGGGGGTCAACCTGATGAGCATCCCCGTGGGCGTTCTGGGCTTCACGATGATGGTGGCCGGAGTCATCTGGGCAGTGACCCCTCGGCGTGGGGGAGACAAGGGCCTTGCCGGACCTGGGGCAGCAGCGAAGTCGCCGCGGTTCGCTGAGAAGAAGAACGCGAAGAAGCGGCTCGATTTCATGAACCGACTGGACGCGAGGTGGGAACGGCGTCGTCATGAGGGCGGACGCTGA